The following coding sequences lie in one Rutidosis leptorrhynchoides isolate AG116_Rl617_1_P2 chromosome 6, CSIRO_AGI_Rlap_v1, whole genome shotgun sequence genomic window:
- the LOC139854768 gene encoding uncharacterized protein: MADFMVEFICAAPPAPVVEEVPNIVTWELFTDGASSSDGAGVGLILIGPDGEEHTYALRFEFPASNNEAEYEALLSGLRMAENMGIKYLKVSVDSQLVANQMNGTFEARDPAMQNYLALAEEMANKFERFSITQVSRSLNKKADALSKLASSVFSHFAKDVWVEVLSQKSTDVVQEAATVEEVETWMSPIVTYLKNGTLPVNGATVRKIRMKATMYMLRDVVLFKKSFTAPLLRCVGPSEAETIVREVHEGTCGMHAGFRTVVGKIMRLG, from the exons ATGGCCGATTTTATGGTTGAATTCATATGCGCCGCACCACCAGCGCCGGTCGTCGAAGAAGTACCGAATATCGTCACGTGGGAACTATTCACGGACGGAGCATCGAGTTCTGACGGAGCGGGTGTAGGTCTAATTTTAATTGGCCCTGACGGAGAGGAACATACCTACGCGTTGCGTTTCGAGTTTCCCGCCTCTAATAATGAAGCGGAATATGAGGCATTGCTGTCTGGTTTGAGAATGGCTGAAAATATGGGAATAAAATATCTAAAGGTGTCGGTTGATTCCCAACTCGTGGCGAATCAGATGAACGGGACGTTTGAAGCTAGGGATCCGGCTATGCAAAATTATTTGGCATTGGCAGAAGAAATGGCTAACAAATTCGAGCGTTTCTCAATAACGCAAGTGTCGCGATCCTTGAACAAAAAGGCCGACGCACTCAGCAAACTCGCATCAAGCGTGTTCAGCCACTTCGCCAAGGACGTTTGGGTGGAGGTCCTTAGTCAAAAATCTACTGATGTGGTACAG GAGGCAGCCACTGTAGAAGAGGTCGAGACGTGGATGAGTCCCATCGTTACGTACCTCAAGAACGGGACGTTGCCAGTCAACGGGGCAACGGTACGTAAGATTCGTATGAAAGCAACTATGTACATGTTAAGGGATGTAGTTCTGTTCAAGAAATCCTTCACGGCACCGCTTTTAAGGTGTGTCGGCCCAAGCGAAGCGGAAACAATCGTAAGGGAGGTGCATGAAGGGACTTGTGGCATGCATGCAGGATTTAGGACCGTTGTGGGGAAGATAATGCGGCTAGGGTAA